One part of the Ochrobactrum quorumnocens genome encodes these proteins:
- a CDS encoding type 1 glutamine amidotransferase: MSVLVIQNYPDSGLGQIEPILLDAGHSIDLRHAYQGDALPKDDSDHQALILLGGEQNALADAEFPYFPDLLNLIRAFGNKDKAVLGICLGSQLIARAYGAENILDRPMEFGWHEVRLTEKGKCDPMLGAAGSAFPIFHWHRDTFSLPEGAIHMAVSDMTAHQAYRIGRAIYGTQFHFEADTKLVVDWNETLSDMIAEFDPEWPTEFPAHLQRSGAAADKAGAALARAWINLI; this comes from the coding sequence ATGAGCGTATTGGTCATCCAGAATTATCCAGATTCGGGCCTCGGACAAATTGAGCCTATATTGCTTGATGCGGGCCATTCGATTGATCTGCGCCATGCCTATCAGGGCGACGCTCTACCAAAAGATGACAGTGATCATCAGGCGCTTATTCTGCTTGGCGGCGAACAGAATGCGCTTGCGGATGCCGAGTTCCCATATTTCCCAGATCTCCTCAATCTCATTCGCGCTTTCGGCAATAAGGACAAGGCGGTGCTTGGCATTTGCCTCGGTAGCCAGCTTATTGCGCGCGCATATGGAGCCGAGAATATTCTGGATCGGCCTATGGAGTTTGGCTGGCACGAAGTGCGGCTGACCGAGAAAGGGAAATGCGATCCGATGCTTGGCGCCGCAGGTTCTGCGTTTCCGATTTTCCATTGGCACCGCGATACGTTTTCATTGCCAGAAGGGGCCATTCACATGGCAGTCAGCGATATGACTGCCCATCAGGCCTACCGGATTGGCCGGGCGATCTATGGTACCCAGTTTCATTTTGAAGCGGACACAAAACTTGTTGTCGACTGGAATGAAACACTCAGCGACATGATCGCTGAGTTTGACCCTGAATGGCCCACTGAATTTCCCGCACATTTGCAACGTTCGGGGGCTGCTGCAGATAAGGCTGGCGCTGCCCTCGCACGTGCATGGATCAATCTGATCTAG
- a CDS encoding efflux RND transporter periplasmic adaptor subunit, with translation MKKLFAHSGRVFLTLVMVTMAGLLGWHLWDYYMNAPWTRDGKIRADVVRIAPDVSGLVSEVLVHDNQTVQQGEVIFRIDQARYKLALQLADAKLASSKAALDMANRDQIRYRKLNDTTVTQQKMEQIETTTQQAEATYRQAELDRDLASLNLDRSSVKAPVNGVITNFSLQPGDYVTTGSAVTALVDTDSFYVSGYFEENKLERIQIGDAVLVDVMGSQVQLKGKVEGIAGGIEDRERTDSTSLLANVSPTFNWVRLAQRVPVRVKLEEVPQGVHLVAGRTVSVSVVN, from the coding sequence ATGAAAAAGCTCTTTGCACATTCCGGCCGGGTTTTCCTCACCCTCGTCATGGTCACAATGGCAGGGCTGCTTGGCTGGCATCTATGGGACTATTACATGAACGCGCCATGGACACGTGACGGCAAGATACGTGCAGATGTCGTGCGCATCGCTCCGGACGTTTCCGGTCTGGTGAGCGAAGTTCTGGTTCATGACAATCAGACGGTCCAGCAAGGTGAGGTGATTTTCCGCATTGATCAGGCCCGCTACAAGCTTGCGCTCCAGTTGGCCGATGCGAAGCTTGCCAGCAGCAAGGCTGCACTGGATATGGCCAATCGCGATCAGATACGCTACCGCAAGCTCAACGATACGACTGTGACCCAACAGAAAATGGAACAGATCGAAACGACAACCCAGCAAGCTGAAGCCACCTATCGTCAGGCAGAGCTCGACCGCGATCTGGCATCGCTTAATCTGGATCGGTCTTCGGTCAAGGCTCCCGTGAATGGTGTAATCACCAATTTTTCGCTTCAACCAGGTGATTATGTGACGACGGGTTCCGCGGTCACAGCGCTGGTCGATACAGATTCATTTTATGTTTCCGGCTATTTCGAAGAAAACAAACTCGAACGCATCCAGATCGGCGATGCGGTTCTGGTTGATGTGATGGGCAGTCAGGTGCAGCTGAAAGGCAAGGTCGAAGGCATTGCTGGCGGCATTGAAGACCGCGAGCGCACGGATTCAACCAGCCTGCTTGCCAATGTTTCTCCGACGTTCAACTGGGTTCGCCTCGCACAGCGCGTGCCTGTTAGAGTGAAACTGGAGGAAGTGCCGCAGGGTGTTCATCTGGTGGCTGGTCGCACAGTCAGCGTTTCGGTCGTGAACTGA
- a CDS encoding DUF1656 domain-containing protein, with protein MRPELDIYGIYLPTLAVLALGAYFANSVLQRLLARVRFYRFVWHRPLFDAAMYFCILGVSAVLLNGIPL; from the coding sequence ATGAGACCCGAACTCGACATCTATGGGATTTATCTTCCGACTTTGGCGGTTTTGGCGCTCGGCGCTTATTTCGCCAATTCTGTGCTGCAACGCCTGCTGGCGCGCGTCCGTTTCTACCGTTTTGTCTGGCATCGACCTTTGTTTGATGCCGCGATGTACTTCTGCATACTCGGCGTAAGCGCCGTACTCTTGAATGGAATACCGCTATGA